A single Watersipora subatra chromosome 7, tzWatSuba1.1, whole genome shotgun sequence DNA region contains:
- the LOC137400122 gene encoding collagen alpha-1(X) chain-like, whose product MTRYCLCLVVVLLVSGLRAERGIIHTQCQCTCPIYAQQLQDTINGKAEESRIDQFLPEDDPATTPITTQTLVTSTVSMGSGENDIYSYDNYNIDELFMDDKEDNTIVIPRPGGYPTSDAENAMKIKPEEARAPGPPVMGQKGEKGAMGFPGPAGLNGDNGLDGAVGAAGEPGQKGEQGQQGMPGLKGEQGKRGFAGTMGLQGYRGPPGPMGEPGRQGPRGNDGARGLRGEQGQPGRRGTPGKPGIKGEIGEPGIPGKDLRTDSTQVSFLARLLDHFGPSVETTHIIFSRIDLNLGDGYEPASGAFNVPADGVYVFHLEAMAMADHIAWLAIKVNGDPVAYAWANGYTSATEQMGTAMTIQQLRRGDIVNIIQKASSNPPNYLYAHYTLFSGYKIG is encoded by the exons ATGACAAGGTACTGCTTGTGTCTAGTAGTTGTTTTGCTTGTGTCGGGTTTGAGAGCTGAGCGAGGCATCATCCATACGCAATGCCAGTGTACGTGCCCGATCTACGCGCAACAGTTGCAAG ACACAATCAATGGAAAAGCAGAGGAGTCAAGGATTGACCAGTTTCTGCCAGAAGATGACCCAGCTACAACTCCTATAACAACGCAAACATTGGTCACCTCAACTGTATCAATGGGTTCTGGTGAAAATGACATCTATTCTTATGACAATTATAATATTGATGAACTCTTTATGGATGATAAGGAAGATAACACGATTGTGATACCGCGACCTGGTGGATATCCGACAAGTGATGCCGAGAATGCCATGAAGATAAAACCTGAGGAAGCGAGAGCACCAGGACCACCGGTTATGGGTCAAAAAGGAGAAAAGGGAGCGATGGGTTTTCCGGGTCCAGCTGGCCTCAACGGCGACAATGGACTAGATGGAGCTGTGGGAGCAGCAGGTGAACCAGGACAAAAAGGGGAACAAGGACAGCAAGGAATGCCAG GGCTGAAGGGAGAACAGGGAAAGCGGGGGTTTGCTGGAACTATGGGACTGCAGGGGTATAGGGGGCCACCCGGACCAATGGGAGAGCCTGGTAGGCAAGGACCAAGAGGCAACGATGGGGCTCGAGGTCTGCGAGGTGAGCAAGGTCAACCTGGCAGACGAGGAACCCCCGGAAAACCTGGCATCAAGGGTGAGATCGGCGAACCAGGAATTCCTGGAAAAGACTTACGTACAGATTCAACGCAG GTATCATTCTTGGCCCGGCTGTTAGACCACTTTGGACCATCAGTCGAAACGACACACATAATATTTTCTCGGATTGATTTAAATCTGGGTGATGGATATGAGCCAGCTAGTGGTGCTTTTAATGTCCCAGCAGATGGAGTCTATGTTTTTCACCTGGAGGCCATGGCAATGGCAGACCACATAGCGTGGCTTGCTATAAAG GTAAATGGAGACCCAGTGGCATACGCTTGGGCGAATGGATACACATCAGCGACAGAGCAGATGGGAACAGCGATGACCATACAGCAGCTGCGAAGGGGAGATATAGTCAATATTATACAGAAGGCCTCGAGCAACCCTCCCAACTATCTTTATGCTCATTATACTTTATTCTCAGGCTACAAAATTGGCTAA